In Bactrocera neohumeralis isolate Rockhampton chromosome 5, APGP_CSIRO_Bneo_wtdbg2-racon-allhic-juicebox.fasta_v2, whole genome shotgun sequence, the genomic window tttttttgattttcaaaaataatttattaattttttacttttgttttttaataagaaaaattaaaatatcttaaatgAAAAGGAATATTTAAGAGAGAGGTGTTATGTAATCATGTTCTAGTTACTGCTTGCTTGCTGTTTACActcttataaatattattataagtagttgtatattgttgttgctgtgcctATAACAACCTTTCCTGCTACAtgaacattaaatatttatatataactatatataaatatgtgacagatatatctatatatgtatgtaattatcaTATTAAGTCTGATTTAAGATTTTCATCTCATTTTCAAAGAtttattacaaacaaatttgaacaattgttgtttttctcagttttttcttgttcttgagttgctatatatttatatataaaaaaaagacagAGAGAGAGCGAGCGATAATGCCGTCATGttgtcactgttgttgttgttgtgtacgAGTGTTCGAGTGAGTGAATAATCAGTCGAGAGTGTGTCAGAGTGAGTTTAAATTCGAATTCGAGTGAGAGAGGTACTTTGACAATTTCAGCAGTTTTCCACATTTAAATATGTTCTTTTTACtgcgtttcttcttcttcttctgataTTCGCTcgttatatatatgtttttggattttttttttggtgttttattTTGTTGGTAGATCGAATAAGCTAATAATaactattttctttgttttaaaattttattaaatgtagttaaattaatttattcttcttcttcctcttcctcctcctcttcttcttcttcttcctcttcttcttcctcctcttcttcttcttcttcctcctcctcttcttcctcttcctcggCCTCCTCATCTTCCTCTTCGACGACCTCCTCTTCGACCTCTTCTTCGTCTTCGACGATATCTTCGTCAGCCTTGGCATCTTCCTCGCCTTCGGGTGTTTCGGGTTCGCCGGCCTTCTTGCCTGGTCGTTCGCCGAACCACTTGGGCAGTTTGGCTGCACATTGCAAggataagaaaaagaaaaaaacaatcaataacggttttttttttgcaaaaacaaataatgcgTTTAgtcaaaaagcaaatatttcgcattaaagttttggttaacaACCAGTTAACTATTAGCCAAAAAGACAAAACATTGAGCAACAGTTTTCAGAGTTGTATTGAAGTGTAAAAAATCTGCAAGCTCTAGGCATCTATGCTTGTTGTTagcacatttttttgtttttttttttttgtttgcatacgTACATTTTTGGCGGCCTGAGTATTGATCCTTCTTCTCGTTCCAGATCTTCTCATTCACTTCCTTGCCGATTTCTTCCCAGCCCTATTGGCCACATGTgttttatgttattgttgtttgtgtttgtggtTTACGTTTGGATGCAGACGATAACGGAACACGtaacaaatgcatacataaaaTCCAAGTTCAAGTGAAATAGAgcaaaaagagagagagagacaatGATTGTAGTAGAATGCATAAGGAGTATGTATTTGGATGTGTTTGATTCAAGGAAGTCCTTATGtgtttaaatataaagtattcgttgtaaaaaaaacaatgtGGGTATTCATGATTTAAGTGTAGAAACAAAGTTTTgagtaaaaatattcactttgtAAAAATACGAATTTAAAGTAACTGCTAAAACTACCGTTAAAACCTATTCagaaatatttactttcataatctttttttttgtaaagaacgTAATACATGCGACAAGAGAGAGCGAGTCTCTAGGGATGACCCGCTTCCTACAATACTTAGTACTAGTACGCTCACTGCACTCCCAAAATTTTGAGTGAGCTCAAGAGCGCTTGTTTTTTGGAACTACCAATCAGCATGCTCCTTTGCTCTTTACTTTTTAATGCCAATCAAATAACGCTATCGTTTACAAGTTGTAGGGTTTGTGTATGTTTCGTTCATTATTTGATGATGGAGTAACagaaatttagtataaaaatattgttaatactAACATGTTCCAGCGATTACACTCAAAGAGCACTCAAACTATGAGCGCATTTCTTGTGAGAAcaattcacacacacaaacaattcattttgttaatttttcttcgAACACAACATTGACAAATACATAAAGGACAGGCTACTGCAGAAATGAGACCACACACCAAGCCTGGTCTCAAATGAGCGCACGTGTTGGTATAAGGTCTCAGCTTCGGCAGTCACACAACCGATTTGTATTCTTACATTTGGTTCGCGACGTAAATCTTTCCTGCCTCTCTTGCCAGCGCTTTTCGAGTGCCTCTTTGAAAAGCGTATTATAACCCTTCGTGAAAGaatacataaaatatgtttataactaTAGACTTATAacgtattttataataaatatcatCCCCTTGAACTATCCACATGTAAGTAAATGCAGCAGCTACTACGAGTTTTCTTAGAATTAAGATACTTACACCTTCGAAGAGCTTCTTCTTGTCGTCATATGAGCGTGTGTCTACACGTCTCTCATATTTGGAGGCGACTTGAATCTTGGGCGGGTATTTGCCAGTCAAAGCCTCAGGGTCGAGACCCTTCTTCAAGGCTTTGTGCCTGAGCTGTTGCTTCTGTCTTTCCTTCAATTCTTTCAACTGCATAATGAATGGCAAAATTTAGTTTCTttctaaaaattcttaaatgCGTGGCTACTCACATCGTAATCCTGACGTTTCTGCCTTTCTTCCAAGTCATACTTCTCAGTTTCCAATTTGACGATGAGTTCCCACAGTTCTTGGGCCTTCTCACGCAATTTGCTTTCGCTGAAACCTTCAATGGCCAGAGGTTTGATACGGAACGACAAAGAGATTTTCTTCTCCTCCTCCAATTGTTCCTTAGTCTTGTTACGCTCCATGGCAGCGGATGAGAGTCCCAACTATATgattgtttggtttttgttttgtttcgattttttttttatttttttgcggtGGTTTTGGTTTGAGATGATGAAACACACAGTAGCATAATCGCGTAGACCATAAGAACCGAAGTATGGCATGGACCATAGAGAGTCGGGTGTAATACAGAAGTAAATTGTGAAGcgtaaataaaagtgaaagataGAAAGATAAACACGAAAGAGTGTTTGTGaagtttgtgtttgttttcgtttttgttgtagaaTCGAACAACAACAGAAGCATTTGCGTTTTTGGTGCAAAGTTGACGAAATAACAAAGGAAAGACACAGAGAAAAGTTGTTGGGTGCGGTAAAGACGTGGGATTATTGGAAGGTAATGGTCAGTAAGTCAAGCAAAGAGGTTATTGGAGTGTGTGAGTTGGTTTGGaagatttaattttgttaatttttcacgtaaaaacatttttttcaatttggatttcaaataaaattttcgtttttttgtttttcgaataCGTTTAGCCAATGTGTGTTTTTTGACAGTGAATTTTCAGGATGTAGATAGTGATAGTTTGTGATAAAGATGGAAATGGGAAGAGACATGGATAGCGTAAGAGCGGTAAATAGGAAGAGAAGAAACAAAACAAGGGAACACATATAAGTATAAGGCATTGCATTAGAATGAAAGGATTACCACGCCTGCCTCCTTTTTGGCAATAGTGAAATTGGGTCCCTTCTTGTCCTTGTCCTTCATGGCCTGCAGCATAGCTTGACGCTTCTTCTCGGCCTCCTCGAGACGCTGACGCTTCTCTTCGATTTCGCGCTGTTTCTTCTCTTCAACTTCACGTACGCGACGCTCTTCTTCCTCCTTCTTGCGTTGCGCCATCTTTTGTTCCTCTTCGGCACGCGAGATCTTGCGCTTGGCCTGTTTTTCTTTGAGTTTCTTCAACTCATCCTCCTCCTTGGCACGCTGTTTACGCCATTCATTGATGTATTCTTTCAGTTGCTCATCGAGATCGGAGCGCTTTTGATCCTGACGCTTAATGAATTCTGGATCACCCTCACCTCTGTTAAGTGTACCGCACAAACGAGTATAGAGAAAGAGTGGGGGAAAAgagataaataataaattagttgCTGTTTTTACAGTGCTTTTAGTAGTTATTAAATAGGTGAGAGAGCGAGGTAAAATAGCGGTTTTACGAGCTCACATTTAAAAGTATAAGAGAGTAGTTGAGAGTAAGGCATTTAAATTCTGTTAAATATACATtcttaaatagttttgtaacatttggttttcaaatacttttagtATTGATAATCGTACATAAGTAGTAAGAGAGTAAGTATACTTAAATATGAGTATGTGTGAGTAGTGTCATTGTATGTCATATAGCTTACTGGTGAACACATATAATGCAATGGTTAATCGAAGAATGGATAGTACTCAATATGTTATTGAGTGTATGAGTTTATACTTGATtacatttacttaaaaaaaattttgtaattacaaatttatgtaCTTAAATTACTGTTCACAGGGATGACAGTTTGGTGGTAATTTTTTACCGTAGCATATCATGATTACTTTGTTCTTGAAGTTATAATAATGATTACCAGTAAtcattacaaaattataaagtaCTAGTAAtcattacaaaattataaattactaTTTTGTGTTTGTCATTGAATGCGTCtgtaatatttgtaaaattaatcaATATCAATTTAGTAATCATTACATGTAATTATTATAGTATTGCAATTACCTATAACTATAATGTTtgcttgtaattaaaatttgtttaacataccttactattatttctttatatttgtggctctttgtttattaaaattttgaaaaatttcaaatatttggaaaattaatCAATATTATGATTACATGTAATAATTAcagtattttatttgcttataaaGTTGATGTTTACTTCTAATTCAAAGTTAATATaaagaaactttaaaatatttgaaatccaTTTGTAATTACATTACTGTCTATACTGtgtttgcattttaataaatcttCTAACATAGAGtactatatttaattacaaaatgtaatcataaaagtaataaacaaTGTAATCATGTTTTTTACGTTTAGATGAATTTCACGtatgtatttgcaaaaattttaaaatatgtaattattcagtaattataattactttttcattaCATGTAAATgattacattttaattacatgcaattaaaattattatttttttttgtaaattattttagtgtcttaatatttttaatagtttaagaCTACTATTATGTAATTATCATTTCTTTCTGATTACatgtaaacaattaaattttaattacatgcAATTAGaactctttttttataatttaattagtttctttataattttcattgtcTAAGATTactattttgtaattataattactttttgattacatgtaaataattacattttaattacatgcaattgaaattcttttttttatgatttttttagtaacttaataattttcattgtaTAAGATTACTATTATGTAATCATTACATGTATTGCTGATGCAGCGAGGGCGCTATttaattacttacatatgtaattttaacaataaaatcaatgaatttgaagattattatttttacacagTAGAACTGTCATCCCATGAAACAAAAATCGAcaagttaaaataatgattacatatttgtatataaagtaATGGTCTTTA contains:
- the LOC126759657 gene encoding troponin T, skeletal muscle isoform X10, whose translation is MSDEEEYTGEGDPEFIKRQDQKRSDLDEQLKEYINEWRKQRAKEEDELKKLKEKQAKRKISRAEEEQKMAQRKKEEEERRVREVEEKKQREIEEKRQRLEEAEKKRQAMLQAMKDKDKKGPNFTIAKKEAGLGLSSAAMERNKTKEQLEEEKKISLSFRIKPLAIEGFSESKLREKAQELWELIVKLETEKYDLEERQKRQDYDLKELKERQKQQLRHKALKKGLDPEALTGKYPPKIQVASKYERRVDTRSYDDKKKLFEGGWEEIGKEVNEKIWNEKKDQYSGRQKSKLPKWFGERPGKKAGEPETPEGEEDAKADEDIVEDEEEVEEEVVEEEDEEAEEEEEEEEEEEEEEEEEEEEEEEEEEEEEEEEE
- the LOC126759657 gene encoding troponin T, skeletal muscle isoform X9, which gives rise to MSDEEEYTGEGDPEFIKRQDQKRSDLDEQLKEYINEWRKQRAKEEDELKKLKEKQAKRKISRAEEEQKMAQRKKEEEERRVREVEEKKQREIEEKRQRLEEAEKKRQAMLQAMKDKDKKGPNFTIAKKEAGVLGLSSAAMERNKTKEQLEEEKKISLSFRIKPLAIEGFSESKLREKAQELWELIVKLETEKYDLEERQKRQDYDLKELKERQKQQLRHKALKKGLDPEALTGKYPPKIQVASKYERRVDTRSYDDKKKLFEGGYNTLFKEALEKRWQERQERFTSRTKSKLPKWFGERPGKKAGEPETPEGEEDAKADEDIVEDEEEVEEEVVEEEDEEAEEEEEEEEEEEEEEEEEEEEEEEEEEEEEEEEE
- the LOC126759657 gene encoding troponin T, skeletal muscle isoform X8; its protein translation is MSDEEEYTGEGDPEFIKRQDQKRSDLDEQLKEYINEWRKQRAKEEDELKKLKEKQAKRKISRAEEEQKMAQRKKEEEERRVREVEEKKQREIEEKRQRLEEAEKKRQAMLQAMKDKDKKGPNFTIAKKEAGVLGLSSAAMERNKTKEQLEEEKKISLSFRIKPLAIEGFSESKLREKAQELWELIVKLETEKYDLEERQKRQDYDLKELKERQKQQLRHKALKKGLDPEALTGKYPPKIQVASKYERRVDTRSYDDKKKLFEGGWEEIGKEVNEKIWNEKKDQYSGRQKSKLPKWFGERPGKKAGEPETPEGEEDAKADEDIVEDEEEVEEEVVEEEDEEAEEEEEEEEEEEEEEEEEEEEEEEEEEEEEEEEE
- the LOC126759657 gene encoding troponin T, skeletal muscle isoform X2, translated to MSDEEEYTSEEEEEVVEETKEKPPQTPAEGEGDPEFIKRQDQKRSDLDEQLKEYINEWRKQRAKEEDELKKLKEKQAKRKISRAEEEQKMAQRKKEEEERRVREVEEKKQREIEEKRQRLEEAEKKRQAMLQAMKDKDKKGPNFTIAKKEAGVLGLSSAAMERNKTKEQLEEEKKISLSFRIKPLAIEGFSESKLREKAQELWELIVKLETEKYDLEERQKRQDYDLKELKERQKQQLRHKALKKGLDPEALTGKYPPKIQVASKYERRVDTRSYDDKKKLFEGGYNTLFKEALEKRWQERQERFTSRTKSKLPKWFGERPGKKAGEPETPEGEEDAKADEDIVEDEEEVEEEVVEEEDEEAEEEEEEEEEEEEEEEEEEEEEEEEEEEEEEEEE
- the LOC126759657 gene encoding troponin T, skeletal muscle isoform X5 encodes the protein MSDEEEYTSEEEEEVVEETKEGEGDPEFIKRQDQKRSDLDEQLKEYINEWRKQRAKEEDELKKLKEKQAKRKISRAEEEQKMAQRKKEEEERRVREVEEKKQREIEEKRQRLEEAEKKRQAMLQAMKDKDKKGPNFTIAKKEAGVLGLSSAAMERNKTKEQLEEEKKISLSFRIKPLAIEGFSESKLREKAQELWELIVKLETEKYDLEERQKRQDYDLKELKERQKQQLRHKALKKGLDPEALTGKYPPKIQVASKYERRVDTRSYDDKKKLFEGGWEEIGKEVNEKIWNEKKDQYSGRQKSKLPKWFGERPGKKAGEPETPEGEEDAKADEDIVEDEEEVEEEVVEEEDEEAEEEEEEEEEEEEEEEEEEEEEEEEEEEEEEEEE
- the LOC126759657 gene encoding troponin T, skeletal muscle isoform X6 — encoded protein: MSDEEEYTSEEEEEVVEETKEGEGDPEFIKRQDQKRSDLDEQLKEYINEWRKQRAKEEDELKKLKEKQAKRKISRAEEEQKMAQRKKEEEERRVREVEEKKQREIEEKRQRLEEAEKKRQAMLQAMKDKDKKGPNFTIAKKEAGVLGLSSAAMERNKTKEQLEEEKKISLSFRIKPLAIEGFSESKLREKAQELWELIVKLETEKYDLEERQKRQDYDLKELKERQKQQLRHKALKKGLDPEALTGKYPPKIQVASKYERRVDTRSYDDKKKLFEGGYNTLFKEALEKRWQERQERFTSRTKSKLPKWFGERPGKKAGEPETPEGEEDAKADEDIVEDEEEVEEEVVEEEDEEAEEEEEEEEEEEEEEEEEEEEEEEEEEEEEEEEE
- the LOC126759657 gene encoding troponin T, skeletal muscle isoform X4: MSDEEEYTSEEEEEVVEETKEKPPQTPAEGEGDPEFIKRQDQKRSDLDEQLKEYINEWRKQRAKEEDELKKLKEKQAKRKISRAEEEQKMAQRKKEEEERRVREVEEKKQREIEEKRQRLEEAEKKRQAMLQAMKDKDKKGPNFTIAKKEAGLGLSSAAMERNKTKEQLEEEKKISLSFRIKPLAIEGFSESKLREKAQELWELIVKLETEKYDLEERQKRQDYDLKELKERQKQQLRHKALKKGLDPEALTGKYPPKIQVASKYERRVDTRSYDDKKKLFEGGYNTLFKEALEKRWQERQERFTSRTKSKLPKWFGERPGKKAGEPETPEGEEDAKADEDIVEDEEEVEEEVVEEEDEEAEEEEEEEEEEEEEEEEEEEEEEEEEEEEEEEEE
- the LOC126759657 gene encoding troponin T, skeletal muscle isoform X11, whose protein sequence is MSDEEEYTGEGDPEFIKRQDQKRSDLDEQLKEYINEWRKQRAKEEDELKKLKEKQAKRKISRAEEEQKMAQRKKEEEERRVREVEEKKQREIEEKRQRLEEAEKKRQAMLQAMKDKDKKGPNFTIAKKEAGLGLSSAAMERNKTKEQLEEEKKISLSFRIKPLAIEGFSESKLREKAQELWELIVKLETEKYDLEERQKRQDYDLKELKERQKQQLRHKALKKGLDPEALTGKYPPKIQVASKYERRVDTRSYDDKKKLFEGGYNTLFKEALEKRWQERQERFTSRTKSKLPKWFGERPGKKAGEPETPEGEEDAKADEDIVEDEEEVEEEVVEEEDEEAEEEEEEEEEEEEEEEEEEEEEEEEEEEEEEEEE
- the LOC126759657 gene encoding troponin T, skeletal muscle isoform X1 — its product is MSDEEEYTSEEEEEVVEETKEKPPQTPAEGEGDPEFIKRQDQKRSDLDEQLKEYINEWRKQRAKEEDELKKLKEKQAKRKISRAEEEQKMAQRKKEEEERRVREVEEKKQREIEEKRQRLEEAEKKRQAMLQAMKDKDKKGPNFTIAKKEAGVLGLSSAAMERNKTKEQLEEEKKISLSFRIKPLAIEGFSESKLREKAQELWELIVKLETEKYDLEERQKRQDYDLKELKERQKQQLRHKALKKGLDPEALTGKYPPKIQVASKYERRVDTRSYDDKKKLFEGGWEEIGKEVNEKIWNEKKDQYSGRQKSKLPKWFGERPGKKAGEPETPEGEEDAKADEDIVEDEEEVEEEVVEEEDEEAEEEEEEEEEEEEEEEEEEEEEEEEEEEEEEEEE
- the LOC126759657 gene encoding troponin T, skeletal muscle isoform X3: MSDEEEYTSEEEEEVVEETKEKPPQTPAEGEGDPEFIKRQDQKRSDLDEQLKEYINEWRKQRAKEEDELKKLKEKQAKRKISRAEEEQKMAQRKKEEEERRVREVEEKKQREIEEKRQRLEEAEKKRQAMLQAMKDKDKKGPNFTIAKKEAGLGLSSAAMERNKTKEQLEEEKKISLSFRIKPLAIEGFSESKLREKAQELWELIVKLETEKYDLEERQKRQDYDLKELKERQKQQLRHKALKKGLDPEALTGKYPPKIQVASKYERRVDTRSYDDKKKLFEGGWEEIGKEVNEKIWNEKKDQYSGRQKSKLPKWFGERPGKKAGEPETPEGEEDAKADEDIVEDEEEVEEEVVEEEDEEAEEEEEEEEEEEEEEEEEEEEEEEEEEEEEEEEE
- the LOC126759657 gene encoding troponin T, skeletal muscle isoform X7, with amino-acid sequence MSDEEEYTSEEEEEVVEETKEGEGDPEFIKRQDQKRSDLDEQLKEYINEWRKQRAKEEDELKKLKEKQAKRKISRAEEEQKMAQRKKEEEERRVREVEEKKQREIEEKRQRLEEAEKKRQAMLQAMKDKDKKGPNFTIAKKEAGLGLSSAAMERNKTKEQLEEEKKISLSFRIKPLAIEGFSESKLREKAQELWELIVKLETEKYDLEERQKRQDYDLKELKERQKQQLRHKALKKGLDPEALTGKYPPKIQVASKYERRVDTRSYDDKKKLFEGGYNTLFKEALEKRWQERQERFTSRTKSKLPKWFGERPGKKAGEPETPEGEEDAKADEDIVEDEEEVEEEVVEEEDEEAEEEEEEEEEEEEEEEEEEEEEEEEEEEEEEEEE